CCTTCCTGCTCCAGCCTGCTGCGCAGTGCGTTCCAGTTGTCAGCGCCGGGCTGCTGAGCAGCACTGGTCTCTTCATCCAGCAGATTCGACTTGCCAATCCGCCAGAGGCGGCCGTCAATGACGCCTTCAATCCCCCAGCCCGTGACCGATCTGCTCTCCTTAACCTCCCGCAGCGTGATGTGCTCCGCTTCCGCCAGCGCGACCACCGCTTCCGCCAGCGGATGGCCTGAGAGCTTTTCAATAGAGGCGCTGACTGCCAGCAGCTCTTCCCGGTCATAACCGGTACCGGCGATGAAGTCTGTAACCTGCGGGACACCTTCAGTCAAAGTACCTGTCTTGTCAAAAGCGACCACCGAGGTCCGCGCCATATTTTCCAGGTGAACTCCGCCTTTGAACAGGATGCCTTTGCGGGCGCTTTTGGAGATCGCCGACAGCATGGCTGGCATAATAGAGGAAACGAGCGCGCAAGGTGACGCCACGACCAGGAAGACCATTGCTTTGTAGAACGTATTGCTCCAGCTCCAGTCCAGCAGGAACGGCGGCAGCGCAATCAGCAGGACGGTTGCCGCGACCACGACACGGGCATAGACGGATTCAAGGCGTTTGATGAACCGCTGGGAATCAGGGACCTCATTCTCGGCCTCTTCCACCATGCGGATGATTTTGGCAAACAGCGTATTCTCGGCTGTCTTGGTCACTTCGATATACAGAGGGCCTTCCCCGTTGACCGTACCGGCGAACACTTCGCTGCCCGGGGTTTTGTCTACGGGCAGCGATTCGCCGGTGATGGAGGCCTGGTTGACGGAGGATTCGCCCCGGCACACCTTGCCGTCTGCCGGAACCAGCTCACCGGGACGGACCAGCAGCAGGTCGCCAAGCATAAGCTGGTCAATCGTTACCTCACTCATCGCCCCCTGCTCAATGCGTACAGCGGTAGCCGGCTTCAGTGCCAGCAGAGAGGAGATATCCTTCTTGCTGCGCTCCATCGTGTAGCTCTCCAGTGCTCCGCTTAAGGCAAAAATGAAGATCAGCATGGCCCCTTCATTCCAATATCCGATGGAGGCTGCGCCCAGGGCAGCGGCGATCATCAGCAGATTGACATCCAGGTCGCGCTCCTTGACCAGCGTCTCCACGCCTTCCTTCGCCTTGATCCAGCCGCCCAGGGCGTAGGAGACGACATAGAGCAGGACGGACAGCACCTCCGACCAGCCGCTGACCGCCCAGGCGGTCAGCATGATCAGCCCGCTGCCGAGCGCAGCCTGCATTTCGGAGTTGCTGAGCATCGCCAGCGGATCGAAGCGGCGCGGCTCCGGTGTCCGGGGCTGCTGCGCCCCTCCCTGGCGCGCGGCGGATTTGGGCATTGATTTCGAGGTTGCTTGCATAATACATCACCTTCCTGATTGTAGTTATTGCGGGTATAAGCAGCACGCTGTGAGAATGAGAGCCATTATTATTGCCCTTAAAATGACACATGCTGCCCCGGCTCCGCCGGGACAGCATGTTGAATAGATATGGGATTTGACCATAATGACCTGGATAATGGCATGACTGAAACTGGTGACCAGAATAAAAACATGACTGGGAGATAAATGAGAATGATAATCATTGTTGCAATAATACAACTATATTTCCTCAGTGCAACTTATACCTATACTATACCACGCCGGGAGCAAAAGTAAACCGGGGGATGAGCCTAATTTTCAGGAAAGAGGGTAGGCGTGGAGAAAGGGGGGGGATTTCTGGGGAGCGGATGGATGAATTTATTTAACGTCATTAACAGTAACTTCTGGTTCACCTGCGAATTCAGGTGCACTTCTGCACCTCATTTCTGCGTATCCCCCAATTTAGGCGAATTCAGGTGCACTTCTGCACTTCATTGATCCAACGATTCCAAGTGTTGAACGCCAAAGTGTCCCGCCCGGCGCTACTAGGAGCCGGTGGCGGGACACTTTTTATATACTGCTTATATCTCTGTCTCTACAGAAAGCCTGCGGCTACAGTATGACCTCCACTTTCACTGATTGCTTGTGCGGATATGCGGGGATGACGGTCCCTTCGAGCCGTTCGCCGTCGACCCGGATTTCCTGGACGCCTGAGCAGACACGGCTGTTGTTCTTCACGGTAATCTCATATTCACAGCCACGGAACCGCCGGGTGACCGAGAAGCCCTCCCAGGAAGACGGGATGCACGGGTTAATGGACAGTCCGGCCAGCACCGGCTTGATGCCCATAATGTACTGTGTAGCGGCTACATACATCCACGCAGCGGTCCCGGTCAGCCAGGATACATTCGCCAGACCGAATCTGTCGGACTCCGGTCCGAACAGGTTCGAGGCATAGACATACGGCTCCGCTTTGTAGCGCCAGATTCCGGCCTGCTCCATGGCGATGTTCGGGATCAGCTGGCGGTAATATTTGTACGCCTGATCCCCTCTGCCCAGCATGCATTCCGCAATAATCGCCCAGGTATTGGCGTGGCAGAAGACGGCCCCGTTCTCCCCGGTTCCTTTGTTATAGTTGGTTAACGGATCGGCGGGATCGGGGAAGGTGGTGATGGACGGGTGCAGTTTTCGGATGCCTAGCTCTGTATCGAGAATGTCGCGCACACTGTCCATCGCCTTCAGCCCCTTGTCAGGCTCAGCCATCCCGGACAGGGTCGCCCAGGTCTGGGCATTGAGCCAGATCTGGGCCTCCTCATGCTCAGCGGTCCCCAGATAACGCCCGTCATCCATCACCGCCCGCCGGAACCAGTGCCCGTCCCAGCCCAGCGTGTTTACGAGCGACTTCTGCTTCCTGTAGAGCCGGTCATAGTCCGCCGCATGCTCCGGGTAGCCGGAGGCCGCCGCCAGATCCTTCATGCGCAGCAGTACCGTCCCGAACTGCATCGCTGTCCAGATGCTCTCCCCTCTGCCCTCACGGCATACGCGGAA
This region of Paenibacillus sp. FSL K6-1096 genomic DNA includes:
- a CDS encoding heavy metal translocating P-type ATPase, which codes for MQATSKSMPKSAARQGGAQQPRTPEPRRFDPLAMLSNSEMQAALGSGLIMLTAWAVSGWSEVLSVLLYVVSYALGGWIKAKEGVETLVKERDLDVNLLMIAAALGAASIGYWNEGAMLIFIFALSGALESYTMERSKKDISSLLALKPATAVRIEQGAMSEVTIDQLMLGDLLLVRPGELVPADGKVCRGESSVNQASITGESLPVDKTPGSEVFAGTVNGEGPLYIEVTKTAENTLFAKIIRMVEEAENEVPDSQRFIKRLESVYARVVVAATVLLIALPPFLLDWSWSNTFYKAMVFLVVASPCALVSSIMPAMLSAISKSARKGILFKGGVHLENMARTSVVAFDKTGTLTEGVPQVTDFIAGTGYDREELLAVSASIEKLSGHPLAEAVVALAEAEHITLREVKESRSVTGWGIEGVIDGRLWRIGKSNLLDEETSAAQQPGADNWNALRSRLEQEGKTVSLIMDGDTVAGMIALQDTVRPQAAAAVRKLQELGIRVAMLTGDREATAQVIAGKAGVDLVFAGLLPEDKVTHVKALREQYGHVIMVGDGVNDAPALATATVGMGMGMKGSGAALEIADVVLMNDNIEEIAGTVALARRTQRIVKQNMVFAVTVIAALMISNFVQGIALPFGVVGHEGSTILVILNGLRLLR